The following are encoded in a window of Panicum virgatum strain AP13 chromosome 5N, P.virgatum_v5, whole genome shotgun sequence genomic DNA:
- the LOC120672167 gene encoding uncharacterized protein LOC120672167 isoform X3 has translation MQKILKSETQKSEEYRRVADTERKVANDWRASCERLRSEANEVRAQLAAQIQRTEEALKRAEMEKQKVTREKKLADSEKSLAEKNKALIEVERKKVSEEKFRADNLFAKLEEQKKLNEHLRTSIQVETKNSIEGKKRADHLFQKLEEERKQSEYLQRKTNELCAVRDAIPSGKYGRKHVDRASESANVKFLKEKLKLKKEQLKHMKNVSKLDKAKNALTRRELQRLKQDWLQLLGRFNILDDHLAGGVEGGNLLISTLSHLKQHPEIHGFEQKLLPNDSVPAPYFGLQAGMVPFGSSIPREYTSYQLPRESCTRPISGTSSELRPPLGSSHRTKSKSHHRSSCPTSISDEKLMGSQGKDRLFVSSSTDIRKNQNSSVPERCPKDSNDRTLPLEALKLPLSGCTEVTDKTLGGGRKRKRTKKPLEPACLPSKHDLLHLKSKAHAATSTDVLAFEDDPSGLQQGNNNVLCVTEGDMENHRRKYLAVSDKAPPFSLPSKVSSPGGNPGEGNGCAGSKFASLLSFEEMIRENCLKLLDFDDDADEEKYIKAKERPLSPSLPIIQPRRTKVPTCAQPGSLGDRTLSNCPASVSDSMRSKVLEVKEPGIQKLAQNCIQLGPSLNRIECSDFVEQLCANDKSNAAANVSCGAGLVGVPTNASFGSLLHEDVAGNSVASSAMILDNTSRLLLSGSGCGGSDSILQLQHLSKEVPSKKGSLHIGDRSLGPGLQANVGASETTVTKQGHLDSNSMLGHYYGSEKNQMHIVGFTRMKRSTMVNLFRYWEMLGSQPQEHSVESFIDGPLLEKVSADPLLSTDEKVSLIFSLLLWDIRFTEETFVDGNFASSAFSLSVKSHLETRWTILRGDQLDVLISLIEDFLLKKEVTVCEKTGQKVFDASKDYKTGIQLSVKPAKIDQFIAACILLASICVEVERVDVVLEVSYKALQMDKTNLLWTLLALHVFGSICGDKFLFPKSCNFLATAIRLVVLLLESKDTSLCLVSSYIRSYKSTTLPSCSHCLFDVDTVSIDGFISSLLDELDICSLLWNNHACSNETIRHSSHSGSYELEINCGELCSISKQGKLAEDSDNGPAGINLCYFTELISLLELFGIYMSCEWTYNNVVVRLLEILESCMCDEYSTALLVLVSQLGRSFIDDVGYEHSRVSELRDKLSSFLAGTSFTKSSSLSVQFSAIGALLSVLPLSFDKTVATQSRHLLGPFVVQARQISEWFVQLSNEHQSLARSFFS, from the exons ATGCAAAAGATATTGAAGTCAGAAACACAGAAGTCTGAAGAGTATAGAAGAGTTGCTGATACGGAAAGGAAAGTTGCCAATGATTGGAGAGCATCATGTGAAAGGTTGAGGAGTGAAGCAAATGAAGTCAGAGCCCAATTGGCTGCTCAGATTCAGAGAACAGAGGAGGCGCTTAAAAGGGCTGAAATGGAGAAGCAGAAGGTAACCAGAGAAAAGAAACTTGCTGATTCAGAGAAATCATTAGCTGAAAAGAACAAAGCACTAATTGAAGTTGAGAGGAAGAAAGTATCGGAAGAGAAGTTCCGTGCTGACAATTTGTTTGCAAAGTTAGAGGAGCAGAAGAAACTCAATGAACATTTGCGAACTAGCATTCAAGTTGAAACGAAGAATTCAATAGAAGGGAAAAAGCGAGCAGACCATCTGTTTCAGAAATTGGAAGAGGAGAGGAAACAGAGTGAATATTTACAAAGAAAGACAAATGAACTTTGTGCTGTTAGAGATGCAATTCCTTCTGGCAAGTATGGGCGTAAACATGTTGATAGAGCTTCTGAGAGTGCAAATGTAAAATTTCTCAAAGAGAAGCTTAAGCTGAAGAAAGAGCAATTAAAGCACATGAAGAATGTGTCAAAGCTAGATAAAGCAAAAAATGCTTTGACAAGAAGAGAGCTTCAGCGTTTAAAACAAGACTGGCTGCAACTGCTCGGCCGATTTAACATTCTCGATGACCACCTAGCTGGTGGTGTTGAAG GCGGGAATCTTCTCATTTCCACACTATCACAT TTGAAGCAGCATCCGGAGATACATGGCTTTGAACAAAAGTTGCTTCCAAATGATTCAGTTCCTGCCCCGTATTTTGGGTTGCAGGCTGGGATGGTTCCATTCGGCTCTTCTATCCCAAGGGAATACACTTCGTATCAGTTACCCAGAGAAAGCTGCACACGACCAATCTCAGGTACTAGTTCTGAATTACGGCCTCCTCTTGGTAGCTCTCACAGAACAAAGTCAAAAAGTCACCACAGGTCTTCATGTCCCACATCCATATCTGATGAAAAGTTAATGGGCTCACAGGGTAAGGATAGACTATTTGTGTCCTCGTCAACAGATATCAGAAAAAACCAGAATTCTTCTGTTCCCGAGCGGTGTCCTAAAGATAGTAATGATAGAACATTGCCTCTAGAAGCATTGAAGTTGCCCTTGTCTGGTTGTACAGAAGTTACAGATAAAACACTTGGTGGTGGTAGGAAGAGAAAAAGGACCAAAAAGCCTCTAGAACCTGCTTGTCTCCCCTCTAAACATGATTTGCTGCATTTGAAATCGAAGGCCCATGCTGCCACTTCAACTGATGTTTTAGCATTTGAGGATGATCCTTCAGGTCTGCAGCAAGGAAATAACAATGTGCTGTGTGTGACTGAAGGTGATATGGAAAATCATAGGAGAAAATATCTTGCTGTCTCCGATAAAGCTCCTCCCTTCAGCTTACCTTCTAAAGTGTCTTCTCCTGGTGGCAATCCTGGTGAAGGAAATGGCTGTGCTGGTAGCAAGTTCGCTTCGTTGCTCTCCTTTGAGGAAATGATCAGGGAAAACTGCTTGAAGTTACTCGATTTTGATGATGATGCAGATGAGGAAAAGTACATAAAGGCAAAGGAGAGACCTCTTTCACCAAGCCTGCCCATTATTCAACCCCGCAGAACTAAAGTGCCTACATGTGCACAACCTGGTAGTTTGGGTGATAGAACTCTCAGTAATTGTCCTGCCTCTGTATCTGATTCCATGAGGTCCAAAGTATTGGAAGTTAAAGAGCCTGGGATTCAGAAATTGGCTCAGAATTGTATCCAGCTCGGTCCATCCTTAAATAGAATTGAATGTAGTGACTTTGTTGAACAGCTTTGTGCAAATGATAAATCCAATGCAGCTGCCAATGTTTCTTGTGGTGCTGGTTTGGTTGGTGTTCCAACAAACGCTTCTTTCGGCAGCCTTTTGCATGAGGATGTGGCTGGGAATTCTGTAGCATCATCTGCTATGATATTAGACAATACAAGCAGACTATTGTTATCAGGAAGTGGCTGTGGTGGTTCAGATTCCATTTTGCAATTGCAGCATTTGTCCAAGGAGGTGCCTAGCAAAAAGGGCTCACTTCATATTGGTGACAGATCATTGGGTCCTGGACTGCAAGCTAATGTTGGGGCAAGTGAGACTACAGTGACCAAGCAAGGCCATTTGGACTCAAATAGTATGCTTGGGCATTATTATGGATCCGAAAAAAATCAAATGCACATAGTTGGATTTACAAGAATGAAAAGAAGCACCATGGTCAACCTATTCAGATATTGGGAGATGCTGGGTTCTCAACCTCAAGAGCATTCTGTGGAATCTTTTATTGATGGTCCATTGCTTGAAAAAGTATCAGCTGACCCATTGCTATCTACAGA CGAGAAGGTTTCCCTCATATTTTCCCTTTTGTTGTGGGATATTAGATTCACAGAAGAAACTTTTGTGGATGGAAATTTTGCCTCATCAGCTTTTTCCCTAAGTG TGAAGTCTCATTTGGAAACAAGGTGGACCATTCTGAGAGGGGATCAGCTGGATGTTCTTATCTCCTTAATTGAAGATTTTCTCCTGAAAAAAGAAGTGACAGTATGTGAAAAAACGGGACAGAAAGTTTTTGACGCAAGCAAGGATTATAAAACTGGTATACAGCTTTCAGTTAAACCTGCGAAAATAGATCAATTTATCGCCGCTTGCATTCTGTTAGCTTCAATATGTGTGGAAGTGGAGAGAGTGGATGTTGTTTTAGAAGTTTCATACAAAGCTCTTCAGATGGATAAAACTAATCTTTTGTGGACTCTGTTGGCTCTCCATGTCTTTGGTTCCATATGTGGTGATAAGTTTCTTTTTCCAAAGAGTTGCAACTTTCTCGCGACAGCTATACGGTTGGTTGTCCTGCTTCTTGAGAGCAAAGACACTTCTCTGTGCCTTGTGTCATCATATATCCGATCATATAAGTCAACAACATTACCGTCCTGTTCCCATTGCCTGTTTGATGTGGATACGGTTTCCATAGATGGTTTTATCTCTTCTCTATTGGATGAGCTGGATATATGTTCGCTGCTGTGGAATAACCATGCCTGCTCAAATGAAACTATAAGGCACAGTTCTCATTCAGGATCATATGAACTTGAGATCAACTGCGGTGAACTTTGCAGTATATCCAAGCAAGGAAAACTAGCTGAGGATAGTGATAACGGTCCTGCAGGGATCAACTTATGCTACTTCACTGAGCTAATTTCTTTGCTTGAGCTCTTTGGGATTTATATG AGCTGCGAATGGACATACAACAATGTTGTTGTCCGTCTTCTGGAAATTCTGGAATCGTGCATGTGCGATGAGTATTCAACTGCTCTGTTAGTACTTGTCAGCCAACTCGGAAG GTCCTTTATTGATGATGTTGGTTATGAGCATAGTAGAGTTAGTGAGCTGAGGGACAAGTTATCATCATTTTTAGCAGGGACAAGTTTTACAAAATCAAGCAGTTTAAGTGTTCAGTTTTCTGCCATTGGTGCACTGCTCAGCGTCCTTCCACTGTCATTTGACAAAACTGTTGCCACTCAAAGTAGGCATTTATTAGGTCCCTTTGTTGTGCAAGCGAGACAGATTTCTGAATGGTTTGTTCAGTTAAGCAACGAGCATCAATCTTTAGCTCGTTCCTTTTTTAGCTGA